The window TGGCTGGAACTTCAGGAAATCCTTTAATAATGATGAATGATGAATGAATTCAATGAGTTGGAGAGTTTTAGGGTTTGAGTGTAAATGAGTTAGGATTTCTAATCACAACTACGATTAACCTTGAACTTTAAACCTTACACTTTGAATTCATTCATCATTCATAACTCATCATTTATAATTGAATGATTCTTTCTTCTTTTGCACTTTGCAGAGAAGCATCAATGATTTTCATATTCTGAATAATTTCTTTTCCCGGAGACGGCAAAGCATATCCGAAAACGATATGTTCATAAATCTTCTGGTAGTAGTCCATATAATTTCCTGCTTCACTGGAAGTCAGCATTCTTTCTGTTTCGGAATTTTCATTCAGGAAGTTTAGAATCCCATCCGATTCTTGTAATGGCTGTGTCCATTCTTTCCCATATTCAGGGATAGCACCTGCCACCAGTTCATTTTCCTGGTTATCTGTTCTTTCCTGTAAGAAACTTCCCCTGTCACCATGAATCGTGTAAGCATAATGGTCTTCTTTACTGAAAACCGATGTTTTTAGTCTCACTCTCAGATCATCCTTATAGAAAAGGAGGATTTCAAAATAATCGTTGGCAAATTCTTTTCCTTTCATGGAAAATACGTCTGCAAACAATTTTTCAGGATATCCAAAATATTGTACGGCCTGATCCACAAGATGGGCTCCCAGATCATGAAGTGAACCTGAACCCGCCTGTTCCGGACTTTCCTTATGCTGTTTTCCACTGGGTGTGGTACGGAATCTGTCAAAACGGATCTCAGCTTCTTTAATGTTTCCTATTGTTTTATCATTTAACAGCTTTTGAACCTGTAAATAATCACGGTCAAATCTTCTGTTCTGATAAACACTCAGGAACAGTCCTTTTTCTTCAGCCAACTGCACCAGCTCTTCCGCTTCAGAAACATCTACCGTAAAAGGCTTTTCCACAATAATATTTTTCCCGGCCTCCAGCGCTTTTTTCGCATATTCATAATGGGTCTGAACCGGAGTATTAATGATCACCAGCTCTACATCTGCATCCTGAAGCATTTCTTCTACAGAACGGTAAATCGTTGCTTCCGGATATTTTTCTTTTGAATCTTCCTTACTTCTTTCTACCACAGCAGAAATGTAGAATCCCGGATGTTCCTTTAAAAAAGGAGCATGGAACACTTTTCCACTCATTCCAAAGGCACAAAGCCCTGCTTTTACCAATTGCATATTAAAATTTTTAACAAATATATTCATAAAAAATTCTCTTTTTCCTGGTCTAAAGGAGGTATAGAAATAATCCATGCCATTATTATCGAAATATGATTTAAATCATAAAATTATTTTTATCTATTCTAAACAAATACTTACTTTTGCGCTTATTTAAAATTGTTCTACATAAAAATAAAATGAAAAAACAACTACTTACTTTAGGTCTGTTATTCATCGCTGTTTCTGCTAGTTCTCAGTTAAAAAATGCTGAGGCAGATACCATCAGAACTCAAACCATTGAGGATATCAATCT of the Chryseobacterium aureum genome contains:
- a CDS encoding Gfo/Idh/MocA family oxidoreductase is translated as MQLVKAGLCAFGMSGKVFHAPFLKEHPGFYISAVVERSKEDSKEKYPEATIYRSVEEMLQDADVELVIINTPVQTHYEYAKKALEAGKNIIVEKPFTVDVSEAEELVQLAEEKGLFLSVYQNRRFDRDYLQVQKLLNDKTIGNIKEAEIRFDRFRTTPSGKQHKESPEQAGSGSLHDLGAHLVDQAVQYFGYPEKLFADVFSMKGKEFANDYFEILLFYKDDLRVRLKTSVFSKEDHYAYTIHGDRGSFLQERTDNQENELVAGAIPEYGKEWTQPLQESDGILNFLNENSETERMLTSSEAGNYMDYYQKIYEHIVFGYALPSPGKEIIQNMKIIDASLQSAKEERIIQL